The DNA sequence GAAAGCATGGATATTCATTTTATCTAAAGCTCCGTTTACCGCTGATCCTTGGGTATCTACCGGGCTATGATAAATAAAGATAAGACGCTTGTCTGTACCGTCTAAATTCATTGAAGTATAGATATGTTTTTCTGAAGATGAATATTCTTCCGCGTAGATCCGATTGTTATTAATTTTAAAAGATTGGATTTTAGTGCCGTCAGGAGTATATACTTTTTCGCTGTGTCCCCCTGTAATATTGATGCGTTGGATGCTGTAATCTTTCACAAAATAAACGGAGTCTTGATACGGTTGAATAAGTGATACTTTATAATAATCTTCACTCATCAGGAGATCTTTTTTTGACCCGTCTGCCGAGAGTTCCCATATCTTGGACGTAGTAATAATCTTTTGAGGTTTTCTTACAGTTTCTCTTTCAATAACGAGTATAAAATCTCCCCGTGCGATAAGAGAGTCCAAGTCCGCGAATTCAGCAATTTTTTGAGGTTTAGCCCCATGGGTTGCTAAATCCAGGCGATAAAGCGAGGAATCTTTTTTATCCCAATAAAAAGCCCAATGGTCATAAAGGGAATATAAGTTTACGTCTTCTTTAACTATTTCTTCTTTCGGATTCGCCGTTTTGGTATTGATACGGCATAATTGCATTAAATGATATACGTTAGCTTCTCCTTGTTTAAGATAATAAACATAATCTCCCGCAGTTTGGAGATATTCAATCTGACCAATGGCCAGGCGCACCGCAGAGGATTCATTAATACCCTGACGATAAAGGCTGGTATCAACAAGGTAACCGGCTCTGTCTCCGTCATGTGAAAGAAAATAGCGATGACTATCTTTTTCAGCAACGATTGAGTTTAACGGGACGTTACCTTGCAGCGCGGGATTATCTTCGGAAGAAATCTGGTTATTCTCAGTTGAATTAGAAGAGGTATTGGAATTTAGATTTGCTGGGTTCGTGCCAGTTTTTTGACAGCCTGAGACAACAAGAACTAAAGACAGGATCACTAGAATATAGGTAATAGTAATAAAAGAGTGATGGATTCTCCTAAAAATCATATAAACCTTCCTATCGATAAAAGATAGTGCTGCTCGAACGATCATGTTAGAGATTATACCATAACTTCAGAACAAATATTACAAAATATTGAAATAAATACAAAGAGAGGGATCCAAAAGAAGGATCCCTCTCTTTGATTATGCAAAGTGTCCCAGATCGATCAATCAATAAGGCTCTTCGTTAATAAGGGACATAATAGCATTGACGA is a window from the Dehalobacter sp. DCA genome containing:
- a CDS encoding DUF5050 domain-containing protein, with the translated sequence MIFRRIHHSFITITYILVILSLVLVVSGCQKTGTNPANLNSNTSSNSTENNQISSEDNPALQGNVPLNSIVAEKDSHRYFLSHDGDRAGYLVDTSLYRQGINESSAVRLAIGQIEYLQTAGDYVYYLKQGEANVYHLMQLCRINTKTANPKEEIVKEDVNLYSLYDHWAFYWDKKDSSLYRLDLATHGAKPQKIAEFADLDSLIARGDFILVIERETVRKPQKIITTSKIWELSADGSKKDLLMSEDYYKVSLIQPYQDSVYFVKDYSIQRINITGGHSEKVYTPDGTKIQSFKINNNRIYAEEYSSSEKHIYTSMNLDGTDKRLIFIYHSPVDTQGSAVNGALDKMNIHAFDITQDYLVLTGSSYYIGEILTTRIPITGEAGAKKEEVFFNGAWRSIKDYFEEADRVLTSKGLK